The DNA sequence AATATCATTTTTTCTTAAATTAATATTGTATTAGATGCCGGGCGTCCCCTCGGTGACTGGTAACCCCCCTAATTCCAGTGCCATGGACGGCTCGGCATTTTTATTTCAAGGCGTTGTTTCTTAAATGAAACAGCGCTTTTTTTATAAAAGATCGAAACGATCCTTCGTCACATAGCACACCGGACATACCCACTCTTCAGGCAATTCGTCAAAGGGCGTTCCCGGCGGAATGCCGTTCTCCGGGTCG is a window from the bacterium genome containing:
- a CDS encoding rubredoxin → DPENGIPPGTPFDELPEEWVCPVCYVTKDRFDLL